The Parafrankia irregularis genome window below encodes:
- a CDS encoding FAD/NAD(P)-binding protein, whose amino-acid sequence MGRDAWRHSGRQATDLDSDSTTVFEGSAGAVSDGGARPAGAQSGRLPGLAGPTEPGSTDRAPDYRIAVVGSGPRGMSVLERLASRLLASPVDRGVHLYLIDGVEVGCGRVWRTDQPQWFLMNTVCREVTMFSGPPDEGPPRPGAGPSLAQWWRDNAEDYVGPDGYAPRRVHARYLRFVLDTVERALPRHVVTHRVPAMVEDIEPTTEGYRLDLSGGNALLVDRVVLTTGHSQLEQTGRHRVYERFAATRPNLRYFPGDSPADLPLDTVPAGSAVGVMGLGLTFYDLMLAFTLGRGGRFREDGDGRLVYLPSGREPRLYGGSRSGMPLPARGRNQKSSELAFTPTVFTTSNVTRGHDFGTLDFTRHMLPWIIAEIELVYYQTALREQGDAEAAAFLTAAAGRIAATAVPPVSELARPLLREPMPPLDFERLCRPFVGATFDHPDEFDRALTEYLLRDLERAERGNYADPIKAALDVLRDTRWVVREIVDFGGLTPDSHRDGFLSWFAPRSALLAAGPPRSRLRQAQALREAGLLRVVGPDLQVGTDEWRGCFTLSSPAVADSIVAVETLIDARTPTTDINRDRSILTRNLVRRGVWTEFTNGAGPDAFRTGGVAVTQSPYHPVDRRGRPDRGLYVLGIPAEHTRWFTLVGSGRPGNWNEFTRDADAIARDALAGMAVQAPTQRRSARTVPAVALR is encoded by the coding sequence ATGGGACGAGACGCGTGGCGCCACAGCGGACGGCAGGCCACCGACCTGGATTCCGATTCCACCACGGTCTTCGAGGGGTCCGCCGGCGCCGTATCCGACGGCGGGGCTCGACCAGCCGGGGCGCAGAGCGGGCGCCTGCCCGGCCTCGCTGGTCCGACGGAGCCCGGCAGTACCGACCGGGCGCCGGACTATCGGATAGCGGTTGTCGGTAGTGGTCCCCGCGGGATGAGCGTGCTGGAGCGGTTGGCGAGCCGGCTGCTCGCCTCGCCGGTCGATCGAGGCGTCCATCTTTATCTGATCGACGGCGTCGAGGTCGGCTGCGGCCGAGTCTGGCGTACCGACCAGCCGCAGTGGTTTCTGATGAACACCGTGTGCCGGGAGGTGACGATGTTCTCCGGCCCGCCGGACGAAGGGCCGCCGCGGCCTGGGGCAGGGCCGTCGCTCGCGCAGTGGTGGCGCGACAACGCCGAGGACTACGTCGGGCCGGACGGATACGCGCCACGGCGGGTACACGCCCGCTACCTGCGGTTCGTGCTGGACACCGTCGAGCGGGCGCTACCCCGGCACGTGGTGACGCACCGCGTCCCCGCCATGGTGGAGGACATCGAGCCGACGACAGAAGGGTATCGGCTCGATCTTTCCGGCGGAAATGCGTTGCTGGTCGACCGGGTCGTCCTTACCACCGGTCATTCGCAACTCGAACAGACCGGTCGCCACCGGGTCTATGAAAGGTTCGCCGCGACGCGGCCAAACCTACGGTATTTTCCCGGCGATTCGCCGGCCGATCTCCCGCTGGATACCGTGCCGGCCGGTTCGGCGGTCGGGGTGATGGGGCTCGGCCTCACCTTCTACGACCTCATGCTGGCGTTCACCCTCGGTCGGGGTGGCCGCTTCCGCGAGGACGGTGACGGGCGCCTGGTCTACCTGCCCAGCGGACGCGAGCCCCGGTTGTACGGCGGTTCACGCAGCGGCATGCCGCTGCCGGCTCGAGGGCGTAACCAGAAATCATCCGAACTCGCCTTCACCCCGACCGTTTTCACCACGTCCAACGTCACGAGAGGCCACGACTTCGGCACCCTGGACTTCACCCGTCACATGCTTCCCTGGATCATCGCCGAGATCGAGCTCGTCTACTACCAGACCGCTCTGCGTGAGCAGGGGGACGCCGAGGCGGCGGCGTTCCTGACCGCTGCGGCCGGCCGGATCGCGGCGACCGCCGTCCCGCCGGTGAGCGAGCTCGCGCGGCCGCTGCTGCGGGAGCCGATGCCGCCACTCGACTTCGAACGGCTGTGCCGGCCGTTCGTCGGCGCGACCTTCGACCACCCCGACGAATTCGATCGGGCGCTGACCGAGTACCTGCTCCGCGACCTGGAGCGCGCCGAGCGGGGCAACTACGCCGACCCGATCAAGGCTGCGCTGGACGTACTGCGCGACACCCGCTGGGTCGTCCGGGAGATCGTGGACTTCGGTGGCCTCACCCCGGACTCGCACCGCGACGGATTCCTGTCCTGGTTCGCGCCGCGCAGCGCGCTGCTCGCAGCCGGCCCACCGAGGTCGCGGTTGCGGCAGGCGCAGGCGCTACGAGAGGCCGGCCTGCTACGGGTGGTCGGTCCGGACCTCCAGGTCGGCACGGACGAGTGGCGCGGCTGCTTCACCCTGTCCTCACCGGCAGTGGCCGATTCGATCGTGGCCGTCGAGACCCTCATCGACGCGCGGACTCCGACCACCGACATCAACCGTGACCGGTCGATTCTCACCCGCAACCTGGTACGTCGGGGAGTCTGGACCGAGTTCACCAACGGAGCTGGTCCCGACGCCTTCCGGACCGGCGGCGTCGCCGTCACCCAGTCGCCCTACCACCCGGTCGACCGCCGTGGCCGGCCGGATCGCGGCCTGTATGTGCTCGGCATCCCCGCCGAGCACACGCGTTGGTTCACTCTGGTCGGCAGCGGCCGCCCCGGCAACTGGAACGAGTTCACTCGGGACGCCGACGCGATCGCCCGCGACGCCCTGGCGGGTATGGCGGTGCAGGCCCCGACGCAGAGACGTTCGGCGCGGACCGTGCCCGCCGTCGCGCTCCGTTGA
- a CDS encoding LysR family transcriptional regulator, with protein sequence MKISQCAALVAASDSGSFTMAARRLGISQSAVSHAIAAMEADLGCALLERGRGGARLTDAGRAVIDHARAVVTQAEQIRRAARLARDGTDGTIRFATSQSFTSGFLPLVIDVLRVEAPRLRVELSEGTDQQIARWLRQRTVDVGVVTMPKTDLSTVPLWRDEFQLLVPTSHQLAALDAVDTRAVAEHPLLLPVGAVEPSVRAALRLVGLEPTVSYRMNDLNGLLAMVAAGLGIAILPARAVSSLPAGVSGVSLTPAVYREVALGVPTGGRQSRSTLTFVDVVHRVVRQLERPPSPPSPPRQPGGSERPALPGRCSQRPSSPDARCQAL encoded by the coding sequence ATGAAGATCTCGCAGTGCGCGGCTCTGGTAGCGGCATCGGACAGCGGCAGCTTCACAATGGCCGCACGCCGTCTCGGCATCAGCCAGTCGGCCGTCAGCCACGCGATCGCGGCCATGGAGGCCGATCTCGGCTGCGCATTGCTCGAACGGGGGCGAGGCGGGGCACGCCTGACCGATGCCGGGCGAGCTGTGATCGACCATGCCCGGGCCGTCGTCACCCAGGCCGAGCAGATCCGCCGGGCGGCACGGCTGGCCAGGGACGGAACGGACGGGACCATTCGCTTCGCCACCAGCCAGAGCTTCACCAGCGGCTTCCTGCCCCTTGTGATCGACGTCCTCCGCGTCGAGGCCCCCCGGCTGCGGGTGGAGCTGAGTGAGGGCACCGACCAACAGATCGCTCGCTGGCTTCGTCAGCGCACGGTGGACGTCGGTGTGGTGACGATGCCGAAAACCGACCTGAGCACAGTTCCACTGTGGCGCGACGAGTTCCAGCTGCTCGTGCCGACGTCCCACCAGCTGGCCGCACTCGACGCGGTCGATACCCGCGCGGTCGCCGAGCACCCGCTGTTGCTCCCGGTGGGTGCGGTCGAGCCCTCCGTGCGTGCGGCGTTGCGGCTGGTCGGGCTGGAACCGACGGTCAGCTACCGGATGAACGATCTGAACGGACTGCTGGCGATGGTCGCCGCCGGTCTCGGCATCGCGATCCTGCCGGCGCGGGCCGTGTCGTCGCTACCCGCCGGGGTGAGCGGTGTGTCGCTCACCCCGGCGGTCTACCGGGAGGTCGCGCTGGGCGTTCCCACCGGCGGGCGTCAGTCGCGGTCGACCCTCACCTTCGTCGACGTCGTCCATCGGGTCGTCCGGCAGCTGGAGCGCCCTCCGTCGCCGCCGTCTCCTCCGCGCCAGCCGGGCGGGTCGGAGCGGCCCGCACTCCCAGGACGGTGCAGCCAGCGTCCGTCATCACCCGATGCACGCTGCCAGGCGCTTTGA